A DNA window from Arachis duranensis cultivar V14167 chromosome 3, aradu.V14167.gnm2.J7QH, whole genome shotgun sequence contains the following coding sequences:
- the LOC107478764 gene encoding uncharacterized protein LOC107478764, protein MYLKKGKKPSRGMMYIETHKRKDGSFVNNEALTIVEQIELNMTQSNTQFEVSPNDAVGKVLGPEHSGRVCCMGMGAAPTNTFRNVRSRINGMTISTNSAGSSSPTTSAILQEKINNLESDIHNSQQKVNNLESKLQQSFDMMKAYLMMKEGGIPEALVGFFSDREANDAESEPTTPFDARRSAGDSNGHPRTNI, encoded by the exons atg TActtgaaaaagggaaagaagccTAGTAGAGGAATGATGTACATTGAAACACATAAGAGAAAGGATGGGTCTTTTGTAAATAACGAGGCATTAACTATAGTG gAACAAATTGAGCTGAATATGACACAGTCAAATACACAATTTGAGGTGTCCCCTAATGATGCTGTTGGTAAAGTTTTGGGGCCTGAACACTCTGGGAGAGTTTGTTGCATGGGCATGGGAGCAGCGCCTACAAATACCTTTAGGAATGTGAGAAGTCGGATTAATGGGATGACCATCTCCACTAATTCAGCTGGATCTTCTTCGCCTACTACTTCTGCAATTTTACAGGAAAAGATCAATAATTTGGAGTCCGACATACATAATTCACAGCAAAAGGTCAATAATCTAGAGTCTAAGTTGCAACAATCATTTGATATGATGAAAGCATATCTAATGATGAAGGAAGGAGGAATTCCCGAAGCACTTGTTGGCTTTTTTTCTGACCGCGAG GCTAATGATGCTGAAAGTGAGCCTACTACTCCCTTTGATGCTAGGAGATCAGCTGGTGATAGTAACGGACATCCGAGGACAAATATTTga